A section of the Buchnera aphidicola (Mindarus japonicus) genome encodes:
- the mtnN gene encoding 5'-methylthioadenosine/S-adenosylhomocysteine nucleosidase: MLNIGIIVAIKKELNEIKKKLHVYKKINLRKYILYIGIFKKINFFLLQCDIGKTNASCATTLLLEKYKINYVINIGSCGSLKKNIQIFDIIISQKTCYHDVDLTAFDYPIGKIPNLPNFFFLILI, from the coding sequence ATGCTTAATATAGGAATTATAGTTGCCATAAAAAAAGAGTTAAATGAAATCAAAAAAAAATTACATGTATATAAAAAAATTAATTTAAGAAAATATATTTTATATATAGGAATTTTTAAAAAAATTAATTTTTTTTTATTGCAATGTGATATTGGAAAAACTAATGCTAGTTGTGCTACCACCTTATTATTAGAAAAATATAAAATTAATTATGTTATTAATATAGGTTCTTGTGGTTCTTTAAAAAAAAATATACAAATATTTGACATAATAATTTCGCAAAAAACATGTTATCATGATGTTGATTTAACCGCTTTTGATTATCCTATTGGAAAAATACCTAATTTACCAAATTTTTTTTTTCTAATTCTTATTTAA
- the lpdA gene encoding dihydrolipoyl dehydrogenase: MCIKSNKNIVIIGAGPAGYTAAFRCADLGMKTTLIERYQNLGGVCLNVGCIPSKSLLHVAKTINQSKALSKCGVMFASPIINIKKLINWKEENINKLTFALSHMAKKRGIKVIKGTARFISKNELMISSKKENHKVKFSDVIIATGSKSVKLPFISYKNKRIWTSTEALSIPFIPKNLLIIGGGIIGLEMATIYHSLGTTIDITENHNQILSTVDTDIIKIFLKSIKNKFNVMLETNILDIKEVEDGLLATIDYRGTGKKTIVYDAILVAVGRIPAINELEIEKIGVEINNKGYIKVNKQLQTNIENIYAVGDVIGQPMLAHKGIHQAKIAAEVISGKKHFFDPQVIPNVAYTDPEIAWTGITEKDAKKLNINYKIATFPWSASGRAIASDCSSLGLTKLIFDKDTKRLIGGIIIGRNAGELLSEVSLAIEMGCDAQDIALTIHAHPTLSETISLAAEVYEGTITDLMN, from the coding sequence ATGTGTATTAAAAGCAATAAAAATATTGTCATAATAGGAGCTGGACCAGCTGGATATACAGCTGCTTTTCGTTGTGCAGATCTAGGTATGAAAACTACTTTAATAGAACGTTATCAAAATTTAGGAGGAGTTTGCTTAAATGTAGGTTGTATTCCTTCTAAAAGTCTATTGCATGTAGCTAAAACTATTAATCAAAGTAAAGCTTTATCGAAATGTGGGGTTATGTTTGCTTCTCCAATAATAAACATAAAAAAATTGATAAATTGGAAAGAAGAAAATATAAATAAATTAACTTTTGCTTTAAGTCATATGGCAAAAAAAAGAGGTATTAAGGTCATAAAGGGTACTGCAAGATTCATTTCGAAAAATGAACTAATGATTTCTTCAAAAAAAGAAAACCATAAAGTTAAATTTAGTGATGTAATTATTGCAACAGGTTCAAAATCAGTAAAATTACCTTTTATTTCTTATAAAAATAAAAGAATTTGGACTTCTACAGAAGCATTATCTATTCCTTTTATTCCTAAAAATTTGTTAATTATTGGTGGAGGTATAATTGGATTAGAAATGGCAACAATATATCATTCATTAGGAACAACGATTGATATTACAGAAAATCATAATCAAATTCTTTCAACTGTTGATACAGATATTATAAAAATATTTTTAAAATCTATTAAAAATAAATTTAATGTAATGTTAGAAACAAATATTTTAGATATAAAAGAAGTAGAAGATGGATTATTAGCAACAATAGATTACAGAGGAACAGGAAAAAAAACAATAGTATATGATGCTATTTTAGTGGCAGTAGGTCGAATTCCTGCAATTAATGAATTAGAAATAGAAAAAATTGGTGTTGAAATAAATAATAAAGGATATATAAAAGTTAACAAACAATTACAAACTAACATTGAAAATATTTATGCTGTTGGTGATGTTATAGGGCAACCTATGTTAGCACATAAAGGAATACATCAAGCAAAAATAGCAGCAGAAGTAATATCAGGAAAAAAACATTTTTTTGACCCCCAGGTTATTCCAAATGTAGCATATACAGATCCAGAAATAGCTTGGACTGGTATTACTGAAAAAGATGCTAAAAAATTAAATATAAATTATAAAATAGCTACATTTCCTTGGAGTGCTTCAGGAAGGGCAATAGCATCTGATTGTTCTTCTTTAGGATTAACAAAATTAATTTTTGACAAAGATACTAAAAGATTAATAGGAGGTATTATAATAGGTAGAAATGCAGGAGAATTATTATCTGAAGTTAGTTTAGCTATTGAAATGGGATGTGATGCACAAGATATTGCATTAACAATTCATGCACATCCAACTTTATCAGAAACAATTTCTTTAGCAGCTGAAGTTTATGAAGGAACGATAACCGATTTAATGAATTAA
- the ftsA gene encoding cell division protein FtsA produces MTQLTEKKIIVGLEIGTTKVVTLIGEILPNNLMNIIGMGSHKSHGIKNGEINDLKSVSKAIKNSIKKAEDMAGFNISSVYLAISGKYIHYQNEIGIVPLSEKEVTKKDIKNAIYTAQSVKINNEHKILHIIPKEFSIDQKFGIKNPLGLSGIRMQVEVHLVTCNNEILKNFIKSVNNCRLKVNEVVFSGLASNKAIITREQKKLGVCMIDIGGGTMDITIHINGFICYSSVIPYAGNMVTNDISSIFSISKKDAEKIKIEHGCSDEQNDNKTKRIEITTFNENKIIYVEKKLLHHVIDARYIELLNLAKNKLQIFFKTINEKKIRKKLFAGIILTGGASKIKNLDALAKKIFKTNIEIKKSKKIEGLTENFNTENYSTVIGLLKYGKNKILKETKNVKNKKFFQKWFKKINCWINKKN; encoded by the coding sequence ATGACTCAATTAACAGAAAAAAAAATAATAGTTGGGCTTGAAATAGGAACGACAAAAGTCGTTACTTTAATAGGAGAAATTTTACCAAATAATTTAATGAACATAATTGGAATGGGTAGTCATAAATCTCATGGAATTAAAAATGGAGAAATAAATGATTTGAAATCTGTTTCTAAAGCAATTAAGAATTCTATTAAAAAAGCTGAAGATATGGCTGGATTTAATATTTCTTCTGTTTATCTAGCTATATCTGGAAAATATATTCATTATCAAAATGAAATAGGAATAGTTCCGCTCTCTGAAAAGGAAGTAACAAAAAAAGATATAAAAAATGCTATATATACTGCTCAATCTGTAAAAATTAATAATGAACATAAAATCTTACATATTATTCCAAAAGAATTTTCAATTGATCAAAAATTTGGAATAAAAAATCCTTTAGGTTTATCTGGGATTAGAATGCAAGTGGAAGTACACCTAGTTACATGTAACAATGAAATATTAAAGAACTTTATAAAATCAGTTAATAACTGCAGATTAAAGGTAAATGAAGTTGTTTTTTCAGGATTAGCTTCTAATAAAGCTATAATTACTAGAGAACAAAAAAAATTAGGAGTTTGTATGATTGATATCGGTGGTGGAACCATGGATATAACTATACATATAAATGGATTTATTTGTTACAGTTCTGTTATTCCATATGCAGGGAATATGGTTACTAATGACATTTCTTCTATTTTTTCTATTTCAAAAAAAGATGCTGAAAAAATTAAAATAGAGCATGGATGTTCTGATGAACAAAATGATAATAAAACAAAAAGAATTGAAATAACTACATTTAATGAAAATAAAATAATATATGTTGAAAAAAAATTGTTACATCATGTTATTGATGCTAGATACATTGAACTGTTAAATTTGGCAAAAAATAAACTACAAATATTTTTTAAAACTATCAATGAAAAAAAGATTAGAAAAAAACTATTTGCAGGGATAATATTAACAGGAGGTGCATCAAAAATAAAAAATTTAGATGCTCTCGCTAAAAAAATATTTAAAACAAATATAGAAATAAAAAAATCTAAAAAAATAGAAGGATTAACAGAAAATTTTAACACTGAAAACTATTCAACAGTAATCGGATTATTAAAATATGGAAAAAATAAAATTTTAAAAGAAACAAAAAATGTTAAGAATAAAAAATTTTTTCAAAAATGGTTTAAAAAAATTAATTGTTGGATTAACAAAAAAAATTAA
- the erpA gene encoding iron-sulfur cluster insertion protein ErpA, giving the protein MSEINKEKFFVSKTAKKKINELSKKKQNLNLNFRIYISGGGCTGFKYGFVFDKKMNIDDICIKKINIPIIIDYISFQYLIGGTLDFIENLEGSKFFISNPNAKITCGCGLSFSI; this is encoded by the coding sequence ATGTCCGAAATAAATAAAGAAAAATTTTTTGTTTCTAAAACAGCTAAAAAAAAAATAAATGAATTATCAAAGAAAAAACAAAATTTAAATTTAAATTTTAGAATTTATATTTCGGGAGGAGGATGTACCGGTTTTAAATATGGTTTTGTTTTTGATAAAAAAATGAATATAGATGATATCTGTATTAAAAAAATTAATATTCCTATAATCATAGATTACATAAGTTTTCAATACCTTATAGGAGGAACTTTAGATTTCATAGAAAATTTAGAAGGATCTAAATTCTTTATTTCCAATCCAAATGCAAAAATTACATGCGGTTGTGGATTATCATTTAGTATATAA
- the rsmH gene encoding 16S rRNA (cytosine(1402)-N(4))-methyltransferase RsmH, translated as MKKYEKKKHIPVLLQEVVQSLNIKKNGIYIDGTFGCGGHSNEILKKIGEKGKLYAIDVDPFAVQEAKKITDSRFKFFHGSFSNIIFLLRKENIIKKVDGILLDLGVSSIQLNNPERGFSFRLDGPLDMRMNPTSGITASKWLLENKEKKISDVLKKFGEEKYAKKIANAIIKTNKISPITRTTELSDLIKKNTPFNKSKHPARCSFQAIRIYLNQELTELKKILNDSLKILSHKGRLSIISFHSLEDRIVKKFFINHSKQHFFIPKNLPITENQIKKIKKNNFKIISRIFPNINEIIKNRRSRSAILRVAERI; from the coding sequence ATTAAAAAATATGAAAAAAAAAAACATATTCCAGTATTGTTACAGGAAGTAGTGCAATCATTAAATATTAAAAAAAATGGAATTTATATAGATGGTACTTTTGGATGTGGCGGGCATTCAAATGAAATATTAAAAAAAATAGGTGAAAAAGGAAAGTTATATGCTATAGATGTTGATCCTTTTGCTGTTCAAGAGGCAAAGAAAATAACTGACTCTCGTTTTAAATTTTTTCATGGATCATTTTCAAACATCATTTTTCTTTTAAGAAAAGAAAATATAATCAAAAAAGTAGATGGAATACTATTAGACTTAGGTGTATCGTCTATACAACTAAATAATCCAGAACGAGGATTTTCTTTTAGGTTAGACGGGCCTTTAGACATGAGAATGAATCCAACTTCTGGAATTACCGCTTCAAAATGGCTTTTAGAAAATAAAGAAAAAAAAATTTCCGATGTGTTAAAAAAATTCGGAGAGGAAAAATACGCTAAAAAAATTGCAAATGCTATTATAAAAACAAATAAAATATCTCCAATTACAAGAACAACTGAATTATCTGATTTAATAAAAAAAAATACACCTTTTAACAAATCCAAACATCCTGCTAGATGCAGTTTTCAAGCAATTCGTATTTATTTAAATCAAGAGTTAACTGAACTAAAGAAAATATTAAATGATTCTTTAAAAATACTATCGCATAAAGGCAGGTTGTCAATAATATCATTTCATTCTTTAGAAGATCGAATTGTGAAAAAGTTTTTTATAAATCATAGTAAACAACATTTTTTTATTCCAAAAAATTTACCGATAACAGAAAATCAAATAAAAAAAATAAAAAAAAATAATTTTAAAATAATTAGTAGAATTTTTCCAAATATCAATGAAATAATAAAAAATAGAAGATCTAGAAGTGCGATTCTCAGAGTTGCTGAAAGAATTTAA
- the ftsZ gene encoding cell division protein FtsZ, translating to MSEENKNNIHAVIKVIGVGGGGCNAVEYMIKEKIEGVDFFAINTDAQALEKVEVKKKIQIGKRITKGLGAGANPEIGKRSAEEDRDILKTILKGADIIFIATGMGGGTGTGATPIIAKLAKEMGILTVSIVTKPFNFEGKKRIEFSKKGILELSKNVDSLIIIPNDKLIEVLNKEISLLDAFSEANNVLNGAIQGISELITRPGLINVDFADIKTVMSEMGYAMMGTGSSSGENRAEVAIKIAISSPLLEDIDLSNAKGVLVNITASSDFKLNEFQTVGNIVRSFTSDHTTLVIGTSLDPKMKNTIRVTVIATGINITCNHYERNVSIQQPIQENILNYKQNNLEKSIFLEEDNKKKEDLINSEYITKKNIDYLDIPAFLRKK from the coding sequence ATGTCTGAAGAAAATAAAAATAATATTCACGCTGTTATTAAAGTCATAGGTGTAGGAGGAGGGGGGTGTAATGCTGTAGAATACATGATCAAAGAAAAAATAGAAGGAGTAGATTTTTTTGCTATAAATACTGATGCTCAAGCATTGGAAAAAGTGGAAGTAAAAAAAAAGATACAAATTGGAAAACGAATCACTAAAGGATTAGGAGCAGGCGCAAATCCAGAAATAGGAAAACGTTCAGCAGAAGAAGATCGAGATATTCTAAAAACTATCTTAAAAGGAGCTGATATAATTTTTATTGCTACTGGAATGGGGGGAGGAACAGGCACAGGAGCAACTCCTATTATTGCTAAATTAGCAAAAGAAATGGGTATATTAACTGTTTCTATTGTTACTAAACCTTTTAATTTCGAAGGAAAAAAAAGAATAGAATTTTCAAAAAAAGGAATACTTGAATTATCAAAAAATGTTGATTCATTAATTATTATACCGAATGATAAGTTAATTGAGGTATTAAATAAAGAAATTTCCTTATTAGATGCTTTTAGCGAAGCTAACAATGTTTTAAATGGAGCAATACAAGGAATTTCTGAACTTATAACTCGCCCTGGATTAATAAATGTAGATTTTGCTGATATTAAAACTGTAATGTCAGAAATGGGATATGCTATGATGGGAACAGGATCATCTTCAGGGGAAAACAGAGCTGAAGTCGCAATAAAAATAGCCATTTCTAGTCCTTTATTGGAAGACATTGATCTATCAAATGCTAAAGGAGTATTAGTAAACATAACTGCCAGTTCAGATTTTAAACTAAATGAATTTCAAACTGTTGGAAATATCGTTCGATCATTTACTTCTGATCATACAACTTTAGTTATCGGAACTTCTTTAGATCCAAAAATGAAAAATACGATCCGAGTTACTGTTATAGCAACAGGAATAAATATAACTTGCAATCATTACGAAAGAAATGTTTCTATTCAACAACCTATTCAAGAAAATATTTTAAATTATAAACAAAATAACCTAGAAAAATCTATTTTTTTAGAAGAGGATAATAAAAAAAAAGAAGATTTAATAAATTCAGAATACATTACTAAAAAAAACATAGATTATTTAGATATACCTGCATTTTTAAGAAAAAAATAA
- the ilvN gene encoding acetolactate synthase small subunit: MRRILSILLENESGSLSRVIGLFSQRGYNIESLTVAPTEDPSLSQLTIQTVGDEKVIEQIGKQLHKLIDVLKVSEVNDNDYIEREIILIKIGNICKKKEKIKDIVDIFRGKIISLTTKGYIIQITGSNKKINSFLELIRKYVDIIDTSRSGIIGIYRN, from the coding sequence ATGAGAAGAATTTTATCAATATTATTAGAAAATGAATCTGGTTCGCTATCCAGAGTTATAGGGCTTTTTTCTCAAAGAGGTTATAATATAGAAAGTTTAACTGTAGCACCGACAGAAGATCCTTCCTTATCTCAACTAACGATACAAACTGTTGGAGATGAAAAAGTTATAGAACAAATTGGAAAGCAATTACATAAACTAATTGACGTTCTAAAAGTTTCAGAAGTTAATGATAATGATTATATTGAAAGAGAAATAATATTAATAAAAATAGGAAATATTTGCAAAAAAAAAGAAAAAATAAAAGATATTGTTGATATATTTAGAGGAAAAATAATTAGTTTAACTACTAAAGGTTATATTATACAAATCACTGGTTCTAATAAAAAAATAAACTCTTTTCTCGAATTAATTCGAAAATATGTTGATATTATTGATACATCTAGATCTGGAATCATTGGAATTTACAGAAATTAG
- a CDS encoding 2-oxo acid dehydrogenase subunit E2 — protein MSIEVKIPDIGSDLVEVIEILVKKNDKVKKEQSLILVEGQKASMEIPSPDSGVIKKISVNVGQKVKHNDVILIMEKVNDKISSNPKDFFNIVKEDKEVNTILNADDLKKKSSFHATPLVRRLARLLQIDLKNLSGSGRKGRILKEDLELYKNRKNKEEKFLNSNKENINYNIYEIEQEDKKSNRVIFTKIQTASSYNLQKSWNTIPHVTQFYESDITELEKFRKEVNIIKNYKVNEQITLLSIITKVVAKSLKKFPLLNSFFSNKKNGFIFNEDINIGIAVNTSEGLLVPVIKEVNKKELFQLSCEINKKCRDARNNTLTLLDFQGGSFTISSLGKLGGKGFTPIINAPQVGILGVSKTIVKPIWKNKNFSPCLVLPFSLSYDHRIIDGVYGANFMEYVSQFLSDIRLLTL, from the coding sequence GTGAGTATCGAAGTTAAAATTCCAGATATTGGTTCAGATTTAGTAGAAGTTATTGAAATTTTAGTTAAAAAAAATGATAAAGTAAAAAAAGAACAAAGTTTAATTTTAGTAGAAGGACAAAAAGCTTCCATGGAAATTCCTTCTCCAGATTCAGGTGTAATAAAAAAGATTTCTGTTAATGTAGGTCAGAAAGTAAAACATAACGATGTAATTTTAATTATGGAAAAAGTTAATGATAAAATAAGTTCTAATCCTAAAGATTTTTTTAATATTGTTAAGGAGGATAAAGAAGTAAATACTATTTTAAATGCTGATGATTTAAAAAAAAAATCATCTTTTCATGCTACTCCATTAGTTCGTCGTTTAGCAAGATTATTACAGATAGATTTAAAAAACTTGTCTGGATCAGGAAGAAAAGGAAGAATTTTAAAAGAAGATCTTGAATTGTATAAAAATAGAAAAAATAAAGAAGAAAAATTTTTAAATTCTAATAAAGAAAATATTAATTATAACATTTATGAGATAGAACAAGAGGATAAAAAAAGTAATCGAGTTATATTTACTAAAATTCAAACAGCATCAAGTTACAATTTGCAAAAAAGTTGGAATACTATTCCACATGTTACTCAATTTTATGAATCGGATATTACAGAACTAGAAAAATTTAGAAAAGAAGTAAATATTATTAAAAACTATAAAGTAAATGAACAAATAACACTGCTTTCTATCATTACTAAAGTAGTAGCAAAGTCTTTAAAAAAATTTCCTTTATTAAATAGTTTTTTTTCTAATAAAAAAAATGGTTTTATTTTTAATGAAGATATTAATATAGGAATAGCAGTAAATACTAGTGAAGGTTTATTAGTTCCTGTTATAAAAGAAGTTAATAAAAAAGAATTGTTTCAGTTATCTTGTGAAATAAATAAAAAATGCAGAGATGCAAGAAATAATACATTAACATTACTTGATTTTCAAGGAGGAAGTTTTACTATTTCAAGTTTAGGAAAATTAGGAGGTAAAGGATTTACACCTATAATAAATGCACCCCAAGTAGGAATTTTAGGAGTTTCAAAAACAATAGTTAAGCCTATATGGAAAAATAAAAATTTTTCTCCTTGTTTGGTATTACCTTTTTCTTTATCGTATGATCATCGCATTATTGATGGTGTATATGGTGCTAATTTTATGGAATATGTTAGTCAATTTTTATCTGATATTAGGTTATTAACCTTATAA
- the aceE gene encoding pyruvate dehydrogenase (acetyl-transferring), homodimeric type — protein MRKHLSKDIDPIETKDWIEAIESVIDYEGIERAEFLISVVLKKICKKKPNFLNFSYFQNYINSISAEKEPDYPGNLALEKKICSFVRWNAIIMVLRASKKNLDLGGHLSSFQSFATVYEVCFNHFFKAKNDYHPGDLIYFQGHASPGIYARAFLEGRISKEQMNNFRQEIDGIGLSSYPHPKLMPNFWQFPTVSMGLGPVSAIYQAKFLRYLNDRNLKDTSNQTVYAFLGDGEMDEPESKGAITIATREKLDNLIFIINCNLQRLDGPVMGNGKIIHELENVFSGAGWKVIKVIWGSRWDQLLKKDFSGKLVQLMNETVDGNYQTFKSKNGEYIRKNFFERYKETKELVKNMTDEDIWSLNRGGHDPKKIYAALNLAKEKDGRPTVVLFHTIKGYGMGKIAEGKNIAHQIKKMTISDLQYIRDRFSIPVNDEQISKLPYVTLKKFSEEYNYLHNKRKKLGGYLPARSSKFDKMFEIPLLSDFSSLLEKQNKKISTTITFVRFLNIMLRNIKIKDFLVPIVADEARTFGMESLFRKIGIYNTKGQKYIPQDLEQLLYYKEEENGQILQEGINELGAGAIWLAAATSYSSNNFPMIPFYIFYSMFGFQRIGDLFWAAGDQQARGFLIGATSGRTTLNGEGLQHEDGHSHIYSLTVPNCISYDPAYAYEITVILQNGLNRMYGKKQENVYYYITTTNENYSMPAMPKNSEIGIIKGIYQLKKSENKKYKVQLMGSGALLQSVWEAAKILSSKYSISSDIYSVTSFTELARDGQDCKRWNLLHPMEKPKTPYIYQVMNSSPAVASTDYMKLFAEQVRAYIPTKHYFVLGTDGYGRSDSREKLRYYFEVDAHYIVVAALGLLVECGYLESTIVKQAISKFNLNVNKINPRLA, from the coding sequence AAGAACCAGATTATCCTGGAAATTTAGCATTAGAAAAAAAAATATGTTCATTTGTTCGATGGAATGCAATAATCATGGTTTTGAGAGCTTCTAAAAAAAATTTAGATTTAGGAGGACATTTATCATCTTTTCAATCGTTTGCTACAGTCTATGAAGTTTGTTTTAACCATTTTTTTAAAGCAAAAAATGATTATCATCCAGGAGATTTGATATATTTTCAAGGTCATGCATCTCCAGGGATTTATGCTCGTGCTTTTTTAGAAGGTCGTATTTCAAAAGAGCAAATGAATAATTTTAGACAAGAAATAGATGGAATAGGATTATCTTCTTATCCTCATCCTAAGTTAATGCCTAATTTTTGGCAATTTCCTACTGTTTCTATGGGTTTGGGTCCAGTTTCAGCAATATATCAAGCTAAATTTTTACGATATTTAAATGATAGAAATTTAAAAGATACTAGCAATCAAACAGTATATGCTTTTTTAGGTGATGGAGAAATGGACGAACCTGAATCAAAAGGAGCAATAACAATAGCAACCAGGGAAAAATTAGACAATTTAATTTTTATTATTAATTGTAACTTACAAAGATTAGATGGTCCAGTTATGGGTAATGGGAAAATTATACATGAGTTAGAAAATGTTTTTTCAGGAGCCGGTTGGAAGGTAATAAAAGTAATATGGGGTAGTAGATGGGATCAACTCTTAAAAAAAGATTTTTCTGGAAAATTAGTTCAATTGATGAATGAAACTGTTGATGGAAATTATCAAACTTTTAAATCAAAAAATGGAGAATATATAAGAAAAAATTTTTTTGAAAGATATAAGGAGACTAAAGAATTAGTAAAAAATATGACAGATGAAGATATTTGGTCATTAAATAGAGGTGGACATGATCCTAAAAAAATTTATGCTGCTTTAAATTTAGCGAAAGAAAAAGATGGTAGACCAACGGTTGTTTTATTCCATACTATTAAAGGTTATGGAATGGGAAAAATAGCAGAAGGAAAGAATATTGCTCATCAGATAAAAAAAATGACAATTTCAGACTTACAATATATTAGAGATAGGTTTAGTATACCTGTTAATGACGAACAAATTTCAAAGTTGCCTTATGTTACTTTAAAAAAATTTTCAGAAGAGTATAATTATTTACATAATAAACGAAAAAAATTAGGAGGATATTTACCTGCAAGAAGTTCAAAATTTGATAAAATGTTTGAAATTCCTTTATTAAGTGATTTTTCTTCATTATTAGAAAAACAAAATAAAAAAATTTCTACTACAATCACTTTTGTTAGATTTTTAAACATTATGTTAAGAAATATTAAAATAAAAGATTTTTTAGTTCCTATAGTTGCAGATGAAGCAAGAACTTTTGGAATGGAAAGTTTATTTAGAAAAATAGGTATCTACAATACTAAAGGTCAAAAATATATTCCTCAAGATTTAGAGCAACTTTTATATTACAAAGAAGAAGAAAATGGTCAAATTTTACAAGAAGGAATTAATGAATTAGGAGCTGGAGCAATATGGTTAGCAGCAGCTACTTCATATAGTAGTAATAATTTTCCAATGATTCCATTTTATATTTTTTATTCTATGTTTGGTTTTCAGAGAATAGGGGATTTGTTTTGGGCAGCTGGAGATCAGCAAGCAAGAGGATTTTTAATCGGTGCAACATCAGGTAGAACCACATTAAATGGGGAGGGATTGCAACATGAAGATGGACATAGTCATATTTATTCTCTAACAGTTCCTAATTGTATTTCTTATGATCCTGCTTATGCTTATGAAATAACTGTTATTCTTCAAAATGGATTAAATAGAATGTATGGTAAAAAACAAGAAAATGTTTATTATTATATAACTACAACAAACGAAAATTATTCTATGCCAGCTATGCCTAAAAATTCTGAAATAGGTATTATAAAAGGAATTTATCAGCTAAAAAAATCTGAAAATAAAAAGTATAAGGTTCAATTAATGGGATCTGGAGCTCTTTTACAAAGTGTTTGGGAAGCTGCTAAAATTCTTTCTTCTAAATACTCAATATCATCAGATATTTATAGTGTTACTTCTTTTACTGAATTAGCAAGAGATGGTCAGGATTGTAAAAGATGGAATTTATTGCATCCAATGGAAAAACCTAAAACCCCTTATATTTATCAAGTTATGAATTCCTCCCCGGCTGTTGCTTCCACTGATTATATGAAATTATTTGCGGAGCAGGTTAGAGCTTACATTCCTACAAAACATTATTTTGTATTAGGTACAGATGGTTATGGTCGTTCAGATAGTAGAGAAAAATTACGTTATTATTTTGAAGTAGACGCTCATTATATAGTAGTGGCAGCTTTAGGATTATTAGTTGAATGTGGATATTTAGAGTCTACAATAGTAAAACAAGCTATTTCTAAATTTAATCTTAATGTTAACAAAATTAATCCTCGTTTAGCATAA